Proteins from one Niallia circulans genomic window:
- a CDS encoding M48 family metallopeptidase: MFHTYSGSTIKYEVKYKNRTSIGISINSYGEIEVQAPKKTPDEKVLQALENRWELIQEKLAEIKARMNGPQEKHYENNESFLYLGNSYPIKIVQDATISQDYVVFEQEILYIYVTQLNDEKSKQALRRFYYQQCKSLVEKSIAIYQSNFKTKPRSVRITDSKTNWGTCDSNLRLTFNWRLAMAPREVIDYVVIHEMCHMVHLNHDRSFWRLVGKIMPDYKQKENWLAFSNWKMTV; encoded by the coding sequence ATGTTTCATACTTACTCAGGTTCTACAATCAAATATGAAGTAAAATACAAAAACCGAACTTCTATCGGGATATCGATTAACAGCTATGGGGAAATTGAAGTTCAAGCTCCGAAAAAAACACCTGATGAAAAAGTACTTCAAGCATTAGAAAACAGATGGGAACTTATTCAGGAGAAATTAGCAGAAATTAAGGCTAGAATGAATGGCCCGCAAGAAAAGCACTATGAAAATAATGAGAGCTTTCTTTATTTGGGCAATTCATATCCTATAAAAATTGTTCAAGATGCTACTATAAGTCAGGATTATGTTGTATTTGAACAAGAAATACTGTATATATATGTGACGCAGTTAAATGATGAAAAAAGCAAACAAGCATTAAGACGGTTTTATTATCAGCAGTGTAAGTCTTTAGTGGAGAAGAGTATTGCTATTTATCAAAGTAATTTTAAAACGAAACCCCGTTCTGTACGAATTACAGATAGTAAGACGAACTGGGGGACCTGTGACTCCAACTTGCGCTTAACCTTCAATTGGAGGCTGGCAATGGCACCACGTGAAGTAATTGATTATGTAGTTATTCACGAAATGTGTCATATGGTCCATTTAAACCATGATCGTTCGTTTTGGCGTCTTGTAGGGAAAATCATGCCAGATTATAAACAAAAAGAAAACTGGTTGGCTTTTTCAAACTGGAAAATGACTGTTTAA
- a CDS encoding GNAT family N-acetyltransferase: MNICREDYSENSDFLRKRVVEYNLSQLPETIKHPVNKICFTARDDNNAIVGGITGVMFWHHLQIESLWVDESIRGCGCGSSLLQKIEECALEYKCSHIQLDTFSCQAPEFYRKQGYEIAGVIKEHPIKESSQYILVKRLRCEKDGLSY, encoded by the coding sequence ATGAACATTTGCAGGGAAGATTATTCAGAAAACAGTGATTTTCTTCGGAAGAGAGTAGTTGAATATAATCTGTCACAATTGCCAGAAACTATAAAACATCCTGTCAACAAAATTTGTTTTACTGCTAGAGATGATAACAATGCAATTGTTGGCGGTATAACTGGTGTTATGTTTTGGCATCACCTGCAAATTGAATCATTATGGGTTGATGAATCTATTAGAGGGTGTGGGTGTGGAAGTAGCCTTCTGCAGAAAATCGAGGAGTGTGCACTAGAATACAAATGCAGTCATATTCAACTTGATACGTTTAGTTGTCAAGCCCCTGAATTTTACCGCAAGCAGGGGTATGAGATTGCAGGGGTTATTAAAGAGCATCCGATAAAGGAAAGCAGTCAGTATATTCTTGTGAAGCGATTAAGATGTGAGAAAGACGGCTTATCTTACTAG
- a CDS encoding tRNA dihydrouridine synthase codes for MTNNFWRDLPRPFFVLAPMEEVTDVVFRHVVSEAARPDVFFTEFTNTESYCHPDGKQSVRGRLTFTEDEQPMVAHIWGDRPENFRQMSIGMAELGFRGVDINMGCPVPNVASKGKGSGLILRPDVAAEIIQAAKAGGLPVSVKTRLGYTELDEWQDWLTHIFKQDIANLSIHLRTRKEMSQVDAHWEMIPAIKKLRDEIAPNTLLTINGDIPDYQTGLELAKKYEIDGVMIGRGIFKNPFAFEKEPQEHSSKELLNLLRLHLDLHDKYSKELETRSFKALHRFFKIYVKGFRGAGELRNQLMSTATSDEVRAMLDNFEQNMETID; via the coding sequence ATGACAAATAATTTTTGGCGTGACCTTCCACGACCATTTTTTGTACTTGCACCAATGGAAGAGGTGACGGATGTTGTTTTCCGTCACGTAGTAAGTGAAGCAGCAAGACCTGATGTGTTCTTCACAGAGTTTACAAATACAGAAAGCTATTGTCACCCAGATGGGAAGCAAAGCGTGCGCGGCCGTTTGACATTTACAGAGGATGAGCAGCCAATGGTTGCACATATTTGGGGAGATAGACCGGAGAATTTCCGCCAAATGAGTATTGGTATGGCAGAACTTGGGTTTCGCGGCGTCGATATCAATATGGGCTGTCCTGTACCTAATGTGGCATCTAAGGGGAAGGGGAGCGGTCTGATCCTCCGTCCAGATGTTGCTGCAGAAATCATCCAAGCAGCAAAAGCAGGCGGATTGCCTGTTAGTGTGAAGACAAGACTTGGTTATACTGAACTTGACGAATGGCAAGACTGGTTGACACATATCTTCAAACAAGATATTGCAAATCTGTCGATTCATCTCCGTACACGTAAGGAGATGAGCCAAGTAGATGCGCATTGGGAGATGATTCCGGCGATTAAAAAGCTCCGTGACGAAATTGCCCCAAATACATTGTTGACGATAAATGGGGATATTCCTGACTACCAAACTGGCTTGGAGCTAGCAAAAAAATATGAAATTGATGGCGTTATGATTGGGCGCGGTATCTTTAAAAATCCATTTGCCTTTGAAAAAGAGCCACAAGAGCATAGCAGTAAGGAATTGCTAAACCTCTTAAGATTGCATCTTGATTTGCATGATAAATATTCTAAAGAGCTAGAGACACGTTCATTTAAAGCACTACATCGCTTCTTTAAGATATATGTGAAAGGCTTTAGAGGTGCAGGTGAATTAAGGAATCAATTGATGAGCACAGCCACTTCTGATGAAGTGCGCGCAATGCTTGATAATTTCGAACAGAATATGGAAACAATTGATTGA
- a CDS encoding GMC family oxidoreductase N-terminal domain-containing protein — protein MHDVIVIGSGGGGAVIAKELGEKGLKVLVLEAGPWYGNQKWPQPNLDAGGKSSSSLTDLNIHLYKELLNKEEMNMNDLVTGRFRWGPADRSKAQWFRNIKQKAMIWQAAGVGGTTQVYTANCPRAYPRAIDGKWPFSYKELVPYYEKVEAELPVQFAAVTAKEELFYYGASRLGMNFTPVLDVQKPGYRPQPNAILPPNKTIIHSSGVTDEQLSWMEGCTLSGHCVNGCPHGPSVDKIAKRSTNVSYIPLALKTGNVCIRPNTFAVKILTETIDSELRAIGVEVRNTWTGEQEELRAATVVLACGSIETPRLWLNSNLPKNQFVGKGLVTHYMDWITGIFDEKDLLSILGSGEIRPFVGNNCGARLDYPGLGALQTTGLSPGLTASFYSLSETGYYFNQNGQTENPWDIEGGLAGSFLRKWMDEYPRSLSILVTTDDEVDEQNGVTLDPLLSDENGFVPVIRYKATKKSERKQVKLAGLAADILKKAGAKKVHRSNWPPGIMIHMESTMRIGRVVDSNCEAYQVKRLYIADNSVHVNGLGGVNPTLTTQALAVRTAEKVIETYFS, from the coding sequence ATGCATGATGTTATTGTGATTGGATCTGGCGGTGGTGGCGCAGTTATTGCAAAGGAATTAGGTGAAAAAGGTTTAAAGGTGCTCGTGCTTGAGGCAGGTCCATGGTATGGAAATCAAAAATGGCCTCAACCTAATCTCGATGCAGGCGGAAAATCCAGCAGCTCTTTGACTGATTTAAATATTCATCTATACAAGGAGCTACTGAATAAAGAAGAAATGAATATGAATGATCTTGTCACTGGCAGATTTCGGTGGGGTCCTGCAGATCGCAGCAAGGCGCAATGGTTTCGCAATATTAAACAAAAGGCAATGATTTGGCAAGCAGCAGGCGTTGGAGGCACCACCCAAGTTTATACGGCAAATTGTCCAAGAGCATATCCACGGGCAATTGACGGTAAATGGCCGTTTTCCTACAAAGAGCTAGTTCCTTATTATGAAAAGGTTGAAGCAGAGCTGCCTGTTCAATTTGCAGCTGTTACTGCCAAGGAGGAATTATTTTATTATGGTGCGAGCAGGCTTGGTATGAATTTCACACCAGTATTAGATGTACAAAAGCCCGGTTATCGCCCACAGCCGAATGCTATTCTTCCCCCGAATAAGACCATCATTCATTCTTCTGGTGTCACCGATGAGCAGCTCTCGTGGATGGAAGGCTGCACACTTTCTGGGCACTGTGTCAACGGGTGCCCTCATGGTCCGTCTGTCGACAAAATAGCCAAGCGCTCAACGAATGTAAGTTATATTCCCCTTGCCTTAAAAACTGGAAATGTATGTATAAGGCCAAACACATTTGCTGTGAAGATCCTGACAGAAACAATTGATTCAGAGCTGCGTGCTATCGGAGTGGAGGTAAGGAATACTTGGACAGGGGAGCAGGAGGAGTTAAGGGCAGCAACGGTTGTGTTAGCCTGTGGAAGCATTGAAACACCAAGACTATGGTTGAATTCTAACTTGCCAAAAAACCAGTTTGTAGGTAAAGGCTTAGTAACGCATTATATGGACTGGATCACCGGAATATTTGATGAAAAGGACTTGCTTTCTATATTAGGGAGCGGAGAAATAAGACCTTTTGTTGGTAATAATTGCGGAGCAAGGCTTGACTATCCTGGACTTGGGGCGTTGCAGACAACCGGATTAAGTCCAGGTTTAACTGCTTCCTTCTACAGTTTAAGTGAAACTGGTTATTACTTTAATCAAAATGGACAGACGGAGAATCCATGGGATATAGAGGGAGGCCTAGCCGGATCCTTTTTAAGGAAATGGATGGATGAATACCCCCGGTCATTAAGTATATTAGTAACAACAGATGATGAAGTCGATGAGCAAAATGGTGTGACACTTGATCCCCTTCTGTCTGACGAAAATGGATTTGTCCCAGTAATCCGTTATAAAGCAACAAAAAAATCGGAGAGGAAGCAAGTAAAGCTGGCAGGTCTTGCTGCTGACATCCTCAAAAAAGCCGGAGCAAAGAAAGTGCATCGCTCTAATTGGCCTCCGGGAATTATGATACATATGGAGAGCACGATGAGAATTGGCCGCGTAGTCGATAGCAATTGTGAAGCTTATCAAGTAAAAAGGCTGTATATTGCAGACAACAGTGTGCATGTAAATGGACTTGGTGGCGTCAATCCGACCCTTACAACACAGGCACTAGCTGTGAGGACAGCAGAAAAAGTAATAGAAACTTACTTTTCATAG
- a CDS encoding DUF3231 family protein has translation MKLMDVMHDAFEPFLDGEKRPLNVMEVTNLWFYLLATETTLRNEEISYNLAQDPKLKSIIKDITDTIHIPMRDELQDFLKKEGVPLPPATPQKPLGDFQDIPAGAKLNDEEMANLLSYNLAAGVNYGARGLTESIRADVGLLFSKFILKKTMAGMTVKQYLDEHGWLRVPPFYKQ, from the coding sequence ATGAAACTAATGGATGTCATGCATGATGCATTTGAGCCATTTTTAGATGGTGAAAAAAGACCACTAAATGTTATGGAGGTCACTAATTTGTGGTTTTACTTGTTAGCAACAGAAACGACACTTCGTAATGAAGAAATATCTTATAATCTAGCGCAAGATCCGAAATTGAAATCTATCATAAAGGATATTACAGACACGATACATATTCCGATGCGGGATGAATTACAGGATTTTTTGAAGAAGGAAGGAGTTCCACTGCCACCGGCTACGCCTCAAAAACCACTTGGGGACTTTCAAGATATCCCAGCTGGAGCTAAGCTGAATGATGAAGAAATGGCTAATCTTCTTTCCTATAACTTAGCTGCAGGTGTTAATTACGGAGCAAGGGGACTAACGGAATCGATTCGGGCAGATGTCGGTCTGTTGTTTTCAAAATTCATTTTGAAAAAGACGATGGCTGGCATGACTGTTAAACAATACTTGGATGAGCATGGCTGGCTGCGTGTTCCACCTTTTTACAAACAATAA
- a CDS encoding alpha-L-rhamnosidase, whose protein sequence is MTDLKVAALTCEYRTNPLGLDIKKPRISWKIASSERGIVQRTYQIHVSDRADFTSLLWDSGIVYSQESLHIEYGGPELKGKTRYYYRVKIWDNKDRKSAWSETAWWETAFLNENSWRAQWITPAQDEIDPLSEAVFLLRKEFNLQSKIVSARIYGTGLGLYELYVNGERVGDDLLTPGWTSYHKRLQYQTYDVTSSLQAGPNGLGIMLADGWYKGNLTWENKRHIYGDRRAAFFELHVRYEDGTEIIIPTDTSWKAATGPVVYSELYQGERYDARLEQEGFSCPGFNDSAWYHTTVQRMPVSQLVAQENWPTKVTELIKPISTFITPSGDTVIDMGQNMVGRIRFSVKATSGTHIVLKHAEVLDKDGNIYFGNLRKADQQVEYITKGTGLESYAPHFTFQGFRYVKIEGYPYQENGLPLENFIGEVIHSDMQPTGEFECSNELVNKLQENIVWGQRGNFLDVPTDCPQRDERLGWTGDAQVFIQTALFNYHGGPFFTKWLRDLKAEQHSDGGVPFVIPAVVGGANAAAWGDAATIIPWEVYKAYGDRRLLEEQYESMKAWVEYMHMQGENEYLWVVGFNFGDWLALDAPSGSYSGATPKDFVATAFYAHSTRILRDAAKVLGKWDEAQHYEALLEKIVKAFNFEFVSPSGRLVSPTQTAHVLALMFDLVDGKVKERTARELNELILQNDYHLTTGFVGTPYLCFALSKAGYHETAVRLLLQESYPSWLYSVKQGATTIWEHWDGIKEDGSFWSDDMNSFNHYAYGAIGDWLYRAVAGLDMDEGMPAYKRIRIKPQFAGIHLTYAKAVLESMYGRIHSEWRKTADKIELKVVIPANTTAEITLPYAQIEAVTEGGKLLAASTGIYSVKEQEDTVILTVGSGSYHFQYANKYGLTVRFTDESRLIDVLAQKSSAAVLEKHAPGIANPPGIFAMRTKTLKELAEFPEANLTIDRVNALIEELNMIEWTTELV, encoded by the coding sequence ATGACAGATTTAAAGGTTGCTGCATTAACATGTGAATATCGAACAAATCCACTTGGACTCGACATAAAAAAGCCTCGTATCAGCTGGAAAATTGCATCAAGTGAAAGGGGAATAGTACAAAGGACTTACCAAATTCATGTATCTGATAGGGCGGATTTTACATCTTTATTGTGGGATTCAGGCATCGTTTACTCCCAAGAATCTCTGCATATTGAATACGGGGGACCAGAGCTTAAAGGAAAAACAAGATACTACTACAGGGTGAAGATTTGGGACAACAAAGACCGAAAATCGGCTTGGAGTGAAACCGCTTGGTGGGAAACAGCTTTTTTAAATGAAAATAGCTGGAGAGCACAATGGATTACACCAGCACAGGATGAAATCGATCCATTAAGTGAAGCTGTGTTTCTGTTAAGAAAAGAATTTAATCTTCAGTCAAAAATTGTTTCGGCTCGTATTTATGGGACTGGATTAGGATTGTATGAACTTTATGTAAATGGAGAACGCGTTGGGGATGATTTACTTACACCAGGCTGGACCAGCTACCATAAACGCCTTCAATATCAGACATATGATGTGACATCAAGTCTTCAGGCTGGTCCTAACGGTTTAGGTATCATGCTTGCTGACGGCTGGTACAAAGGAAATCTAACATGGGAAAACAAGCGACATATATATGGAGACAGACGGGCAGCCTTTTTTGAACTACATGTGAGGTATGAGGATGGCACAGAGATTATTATTCCTACAGATACGTCATGGAAGGCAGCGACGGGACCTGTTGTTTATTCCGAACTTTATCAAGGGGAAAGATACGATGCAAGGCTTGAACAGGAAGGCTTTAGCTGTCCAGGTTTTAATGACAGTGCTTGGTATCATACGACAGTGCAGCGTATGCCTGTATCACAGCTTGTTGCACAAGAAAATTGGCCAACAAAAGTTACCGAGTTAATCAAGCCTATCAGCACATTTATCACACCATCAGGGGATACGGTCATTGATATGGGGCAAAACATGGTTGGCAGAATCCGCTTTTCAGTTAAAGCGACAAGCGGCACACATATCGTTTTAAAGCATGCTGAGGTGCTTGATAAGGATGGAAATATTTATTTTGGAAATTTGCGCAAAGCAGATCAGCAGGTTGAATATATAACGAAAGGAACTGGGCTTGAAAGCTACGCTCCTCACTTTACTTTTCAAGGCTTTCGATATGTGAAAATTGAAGGCTACCCTTATCAGGAGAACGGACTGCCGCTTGAAAACTTTATTGGTGAAGTCATTCATTCTGATATGCAGCCAACAGGTGAATTCGAGTGTTCTAACGAGCTCGTGAATAAGCTTCAGGAAAATATCGTCTGGGGGCAAAGAGGCAATTTTCTTGATGTGCCGACAGATTGTCCGCAACGAGATGAGCGGCTTGGTTGGACAGGTGATGCCCAGGTGTTTATCCAGACAGCATTATTCAATTATCACGGTGGTCCATTTTTCACGAAATGGCTGCGTGACCTTAAAGCAGAGCAGCATTCAGACGGTGGCGTTCCTTTTGTAATTCCAGCGGTCGTTGGCGGGGCAAATGCAGCAGCATGGGGCGATGCAGCGACTATCATCCCGTGGGAGGTTTACAAGGCATATGGAGACAGAAGGTTGTTAGAGGAGCAATATGAAAGCATGAAGGCATGGGTTGAATATATGCATATGCAAGGAGAAAACGAATATCTTTGGGTGGTTGGCTTCAATTTCGGCGATTGGCTCGCCCTCGATGCACCATCAGGTAGCTACAGCGGAGCAACTCCGAAGGATTTTGTGGCAACAGCCTTTTACGCCCATTCAACTAGAATTTTAAGAGATGCTGCTAAGGTGCTTGGCAAATGGGATGAGGCACAACACTATGAAGCATTGCTAGAGAAAATTGTTAAGGCTTTTAACTTTGAATTTGTCTCGCCTTCAGGCAGGCTCGTTTCTCCAACACAAACAGCACATGTGCTTGCACTCATGTTTGACTTAGTGGACGGTAAGGTGAAGGAACGGACAGCGCGAGAGTTAAACGAACTAATCCTGCAAAACGATTACCATTTAACGACTGGTTTTGTCGGTACACCATATCTATGTTTTGCTCTATCTAAAGCGGGATATCATGAAACAGCAGTCAGACTATTGCTGCAGGAGAGCTATCCTTCATGGCTGTATTCTGTTAAGCAAGGTGCAACAACAATATGGGAGCACTGGGACGGGATAAAAGAAGACGGTTCATTTTGGAGCGATGACATGAATTCCTTTAATCATTACGCTTATGGTGCTATTGGTGATTGGCTGTACAGAGCTGTTGCTGGACTTGATATGGATGAAGGGATGCCTGCTTATAAACGGATTCGCATTAAACCGCAGTTTGCAGGAATCCATCTAACCTATGCAAAAGCAGTTCTTGAATCTATGTATGGCAGAATTCATTCAGAATGGCGTAAAACAGCAGACAAAATAGAGTTGAAAGTGGTCATTCCTGCAAATACAACAGCAGAAATAACATTGCCATATGCACAAATAGAAGCTGTTACTGAAGGAGGGAAACTACTTGCCGCCTCAACAGGAATTTATTCTGTCAAGGAACAAGAAGATACAGTTATCTTAACAGTCGGCTCTGGCAGCTACCATTTCCAATACGCAAATAAGTACGGACTAACAGTCAGGTTTACTGATGAATCAAGACTTATCGACGTGCTTGCGCAAAAATCTTCCGCTGCAGTCCTTGAAAAACATGCCCCAGGAATCGCCAATCCACCAGGTATTTTTGCGATGAGAACAAAGACTTTAAAGGAATTAGCAGAATTCCCTGAGGCAAACCTGACAATTGACCGAGTAAATGCACTGATAGAAGAGCTTAACATGATTGAATGGACAACAGAGCTGGTGTAA
- a CDS encoding AAA family ATPase, whose product MKFVLIFGPQAVGKMTVGQELAALTELKLFHNHMSIDLVSNFFGYGTSEGNRLVQLFRQEIFESVAKSNLHGLIFTYVWAFNLQEDWEYVEKISDIFKKQGGTVYYVELEADVKERLLRNKTPNRLEHKPTKRNVDWSEAELKSSLTKYRLNSKEGELQMENYLKINNTTKSPAEVASIIKRKFQL is encoded by the coding sequence ATGAAGTTTGTTTTAATATTCGGTCCGCAGGCTGTTGGCAAGATGACTGTTGGTCAGGAATTAGCAGCATTAACAGAATTGAAGCTTTTTCATAATCATATGTCGATTGATTTAGTAAGTAATTTTTTTGGCTATGGGACGTCAGAAGGAAATCGCCTTGTCCAATTGTTTCGCCAGGAAATCTTCGAATCAGTTGCAAAGAGTAATCTTCATGGACTAATTTTTACCTATGTATGGGCATTCAATCTCCAAGAGGATTGGGAGTATGTTGAAAAAATCAGTGATATCTTTAAAAAGCAAGGCGGCACCGTTTATTATGTTGAATTGGAGGCAGACGTAAAGGAGCGGCTGCTAAGAAACAAAACTCCGAACAGGCTGGAACATAAACCGACAAAAAGAAATGTAGACTGGTCGGAAGCCGAGCTTAAAAGCTCCCTTACAAAGTATCGCTTGAATTCGAAAGAAGGGGAGCTGCAAATGGAAAATTATTTAAAGATTAATAACACAACTAAAAGTCCTGCTGAAGTAGCTTCAATCATTAAGAGGAAATTTCAGCTATAA
- a CDS encoding DMT family transporter — protein MRNYASNGHIAALVTIIIWGTTFISTKLLLIDFTPIEILFFRFVIGFVVLLIIFPYRMKLQPLKQELLFVCAGLCGVTLYYLLENIALTMTLASNVGVISGMVPFSTALLTMLFLKDESLKVNFFAGFAMAMMGIFLISYNGTAYFQINPLGDILAIAATVVWAAYSVLTKKISSYGYHTIQTTRRVFLYGLILMLPALFLSDFKLGLNRFTGPVNLFNFLFLGLGASALCFVTWNKAVSKLGAIKTSVYIYMVPVITVVTSMIVLNEQLTKLSVLGILLTLAGLVVSETKLTFKKKDRLESRTVK, from the coding sequence ATGAGAAATTATGCATCAAATGGGCATATCGCAGCACTTGTGACTATTATAATATGGGGAACTACGTTTATTTCAACAAAACTGCTGCTGATTGACTTTACTCCAATTGAGATTTTGTTCTTTCGCTTTGTGATTGGTTTTGTCGTTTTGCTGATTATATTTCCATACAGGATGAAGCTTCAACCATTAAAGCAGGAACTATTATTTGTATGTGCTGGTTTATGTGGCGTAACCTTATATTATCTTCTCGAAAACATTGCCTTAACAATGACTTTGGCCTCTAATGTCGGGGTCATCAGCGGAATGGTTCCATTTTCAACAGCGCTGCTTACCATGCTGTTTTTAAAGGATGAGTCATTAAAGGTGAATTTCTTTGCCGGCTTTGCCATGGCGATGATGGGGATATTCTTAATCAGCTACAATGGCACAGCATATTTCCAAATAAATCCACTTGGAGATATTTTGGCAATTGCTGCAACAGTTGTGTGGGCTGCATATTCTGTATTAACGAAAAAAATCTCCAGCTATGGCTACCATACCATACAGACAACACGTAGAGTCTTTCTTTATGGTCTTATCCTGATGCTGCCAGCACTGTTTTTGTCTGACTTTAAGCTTGGACTCAACAGGTTTACAGGCCCAGTCAATTTATTTAATTTTCTGTTTCTCGGCTTGGGTGCATCAGCCCTTTGCTTTGTAACGTGGAATAAGGCTGTCAGTAAATTAGGCGCCATTAAAACGAGTGTTTATATTTATATGGTGCCAGTTATTACAGTTGTGACTTCCATGATTGTATTAAATGAACAACTGACAAAGCTGTCAGTATTGGGCATCCTTCTGACATTAGCTGGGTTGGTTGTGTCAGAAACTAAACTGACCTTCAAGAAAAAAGACCGATTAGAAAGCCGGACGGTTAAATGA
- a CDS encoding helix-turn-helix domain-containing protein, whose protein sequence is MSREKRAVMYDDKLQIEAYHFNGIMQKFPNHFHEYYVIGFIENGQRKLTCKHKEYVINKGDMIIFNPFDNHACEQVDHRALDYRCLNINPEIMAMVAKEIMGKDYLPYFTSPVLVKTSYASLLKELHEMIMKKENGLEKEESFYFLMEYLIKEWSSAPEDRKTSAADNRLDAVCRYIEENYKNHLTLDDLAAVSSMNKYTFLRSFTRSLGITPYRYLQTVRINQAKKLLEHGMKPIDVSIEIGFADQSHFSNFFIEFIGLSPGQYRDIYKEKARA, encoded by the coding sequence ATGAGCAGGGAGAAAAGGGCTGTTATGTATGATGATAAGCTGCAGATTGAAGCATATCACTTCAATGGAATCATGCAGAAATTCCCGAATCATTTTCATGAATATTATGTAATTGGATTTATAGAGAACGGACAAAGAAAATTGACATGCAAACATAAGGAATATGTGATTAATAAAGGGGATATGATCATTTTTAATCCATTTGATAACCATGCATGTGAACAAGTTGACCATCGTGCTTTAGATTATCGCTGCCTTAATATCAATCCAGAAATAATGGCTATGGTGGCCAAGGAAATTATGGGCAAGGATTATCTTCCTTATTTCACCTCACCCGTACTTGTTAAAACGAGTTATGCATCATTATTAAAGGAATTACATGAGATGATAATGAAAAAGGAAAATGGTCTTGAAAAGGAAGAAAGCTTTTATTTTTTGATGGAATACTTAATAAAAGAATGGAGTTCAGCTCCAGAAGACAGAAAAACGAGTGCGGCAGATAACCGTCTTGATGCTGTTTGCAGATACATAGAAGAAAACTATAAAAATCATTTAACTTTAGACGACTTAGCAGCTGTAAGTAGTATGAACAAGTATACTTTTTTGCGCTCATTTACCCGCAGTCTTGGAATAACTCCCTATAGATACTTGCAAACAGTCCGCATTAATCAAGCAAAAAAACTGCTTGAGCATGGGATGAAGCCGATAGATGTTTCAATCGAAATAGGATTTGCTGATCAAAGTCATTTTAGTAATTTTTTTATAGAATTTATTGGCTTGTCACCAGGCCAATATCGAGACATTTATAAAGAAAAAGCAAGAGCCTGA
- a CDS encoding DUF1456 family protein gives MEIQDMVIRLRYALEIKNKEMVEIFKLGGVDVTVPEVIEILTKSDDEEEENDDKLTCTTSMFDSFLNGLIIFKRGVQEPKPGMPNPPAQSSQKKEHINNLLLKRVKIAMSLTTDDMLDIFENAGLTVTKGELGALLRKEGHKNYKECGDKFARNFLKGLAVQYRG, from the coding sequence ATGGAAATTCAAGATATGGTGATTCGATTAAGATATGCGTTGGAAATTAAGAATAAAGAAATGGTTGAGATTTTTAAGCTTGGCGGTGTTGACGTAACGGTGCCTGAAGTGATCGAAATACTCACAAAGTCTGATGATGAGGAAGAGGAAAATGACGACAAGTTAACATGTACAACAAGTATGTTTGACTCCTTTTTAAATGGACTTATTATTTTCAAAAGGGGAGTTCAAGAGCCTAAACCAGGAATGCCTAATCCACCAGCTCAATCTTCTCAAAAAAAGGAGCATATAAATAACCTCCTGTTAAAAAGAGTCAAAATAGCCATGTCATTAACTACTGATGATATGTTAGATATTTTTGAAAACGCAGGATTAACAGTAACAAAAGGCGAATTAGGTGCCTTATTACGAAAAGAAGGGCATAAAAATTATAAAGAGTGTGGAGATAAATTTGCTAGAAACTTCCTAAAAGGACTGGCGGTTCAATATCGAGGATAA
- a CDS encoding putative quinol monooxygenase codes for MDKFGLYGKFTAKPENRDMLAAILMEAASSMEAVEGCELYTINISDTELDSVYVYEVWTDKAAHEASLSLEGVQSLIMQARPLITGMQRISTFKQVWGKGLPGQPV; via the coding sequence ATGGATAAATTCGGATTGTACGGTAAGTTTACAGCAAAACCTGAGAATAGAGATATGCTTGCAGCGATTTTAATGGAAGCCGCTTCTTCGATGGAGGCAGTTGAAGGTTGTGAGCTGTATACAATTAACATTTCAGACACAGAGCTTGATAGTGTCTATGTTTATGAAGTGTGGACAGATAAAGCCGCTCATGAGGCATCCTTATCACTTGAAGGAGTTCAATCGTTGATCATGCAAGCAAGACCGCTCATCACTGGTATGCAAAGAATCAGCACATTTAAACAGGTGTGGGGAAAGGGCCTTCCAGGACAGCCTGTGTAA